GATTTATTTGTCTCATTGCTATTGCAACAGCTTCATTTCCTGACATTCTTTCTCTTATACTCATTAATTCTACCTCCGAACTACTCTTTTATAAATTCTATCGCTTTAAATGGACATGCTTTTACACAAATTCCACAACCTTTGCAATGATCCATATCAAAATCTAATCTCTTTCCATCTTTTACAGGTATTGCTGAATCTGGACAGCAAGGCACACATAAAAGACAGTCAACACATTTATCTCTCAACAATACTGGCTTCATTGATCTCCAATCTCCAGTTCTAAAATGTTGAGCACTTCCAGCTTCATAGACTACTCCACCAGGAGTTATATCTTTCCAGTTAATATCTTCAGTTATTAGTACACCAGCTTTATTTTTCATTATTCCTTCACCTCATTCATAGAACGTACTAATGCTGCCATATTTCCCTTTAGTACTTCTGGTTTACTTGCAAATTTATGCGCAAAAGAGTTTTCCATTGCTTCAAGAAAAGATTTTTCTTCCATTACTCCACTTACTTTTACTACTGCTCCAAGCATAGGAGTATTAGGGAAGTTTTTACCAAGAGTTTCTTCAGAAATAGTTCTTGCATCACAAGTATAAACTCTTCCTTTGTACCCTTTTAAAAGAGCTTTAAATTCAGAAGCAGGTTTAGAACTATTGATGATGATAGCACCATCTTCCTTAAGTCCTTTAGTTACATCAACACTTTCAATAAGAGTTTCATCAACAACAACAACGAAATCAGGTTCATAAATATTAGAATGAACTGTAACTCTCTCTTTAGAGATACGATTGTAAGCAGTAATAGGAGCTCCCATTCTTTCAGGTCCATATTCTGGGAAACCTTGAACATACATTCCACCACTGAATGCTGCATCTGCTAAAAGTAAAGAAGCTGTTTTGGCTCCTTGACCGCCTCTTCCATGCCATCTTATTTCAAAAATTTCTTTCATAAATCCCCTTCCCTTTCTAAAATTTTTTAAAAAAGAGAAAGACGGAAATTGTCCTTCTCTTTATTTAATACTTGTTAAAACTTAACCATTTTAAACATACCTATATAAAACTATTATATACCATTTTCAATCTAAATGCCATATTTTTTTGACAAATTATTTGAAAAAAATACTTATTTTATTTTTTTAATTTTCTATTCTGACAAAATAATTTATATTTATTACATAAACATATTTACTCCAGGTCCAATAGGAATACCTAAGAAAGTCCATGCTAAGAATAAAATTGTCCAAGCTACTAAAAATACTATTGAATAAGGAAGCATCATTGCAATAACAGTTCCCAATCCCATATCTTCCTCATTTTTAGCATATTTAGCTGCAAATCCAACTATAATAGGAAAATATGACATTAATGGAGATATAATATTTGTAGTAGAATCTCCTATTCTATAAGCTAATTGAGTATATTCAGGAGTAAGACCAAGTTCAACAAACATTGGAATAAAAACAGGAGAAAGCATAAGCCATTTTGAAGAAGCTCCTCCAATGAAAAGATTGACAAAAGCAGTAAGAAAGATTAGACCTACTGCTGCTGCAACTCCTGTAATTCCCATATCTTTTAATATGTTAGCTAATTTTACAGCTATTACAATACCAATATTAGATTTAGTAAAAACATAAACGAATTGAGCAGAAATAAAAATAATAACAAATACCTGTCCACATGAAGCCATAGCTTTTACTAATGCTTTAATAACATCTTTGTGTGATTTAACTGTTCCAGCAGAAATTCCATAAAATAGACCTGGAATAAAAAATGCAAGCATTAAGACAAAAACAATAGATTCACTAAAGAATGGCTTTAAAAGCTCCATTGTTCCAGGTTGTCTATGATTAGCAGCAATGAAAGCTTCAATTTCTTTTGCATTTAATTTAAGAATAGCATTTTGAGGTAGAACCATAAATAAAATAACCACCACAAAAATAATTATTGAAACAACAGAAACTTTCAACCCTTTTTTTTCACCAGGAGTTAGTTGAGAATTACTGTCGATTTCTAATTTAGGTCCTGTATATTCACCAAGTCTAGGCTCTACTATTTTATCTGTAATCCATGCTCCAATAATAGTAATAAGAAAAGTAGAAACAAACATAAAGAAATAATTTGCAGTTGCATCAACTGAATACCCTGGAAGAACTATTTGAGCAGCAGAAGTACTGATACCTCCTAAAAGAGGATCAGTTGTTCCTATAAGCAAGTTAGCTGAAAATCCTCCAGATACCCCAGCAAATGCAGCAGCTATACCAGCTAGTGGGTGTCTTCCAAATGAAGCAAAAATCACAGCACCTAATGGAATTAAAACAACATATCCAGCATCAGAAGCTATATTTGACATAACTCCAGCAAATACAACTATAGCAGATACCATAACTTTTGGAGTAGATAAAACTAATTTTTTAATAAGAGCACTTAAAAGCCCTGTTCCATCAGCAAGACCAACTCCAAGCATAGCCACAACTATTGACCCAAGAGCAGCATGCCCTGTAAAATTTTTAACAGCTGAAGTAAAAATTCCCCTAATGCCACTTACAGTTAAAAGATTTTGTACCATAGTAGTTTTTTGAACTACTTTACCAGTACCTTTAGCAATTTCTGAATAAGTAACAGAAACTCCTGCTTTTGAAAGTATAAACGAGAAAATAATAGTTATTACGAAAAATCCAAAGAACATTGCTACTGGATGAGGTAATTTATTTCCTGCAACTTCAACAAAATTCAAGAATCTTTCAAACAATCCATTTTTTTTCATTTGTACATTTTTTTCCATTTGTTCACATCCTTTTATAATTATTTTATATATGTTAAAAAAATATTTTTAATATTTTGATTAATAAAATATTATTTTATTAATACTGAAAAATAAATACAGATAATATTTATATTATAAAATTTATGTTATAAATTTATTGACGAACAAAAATCATTTTATCATATGTTGTGTCTTTTTTCAACTTTTTTCGTTTTAAAATAGTGAATAAAATTTAAAAATAATATTATTTTCATAGAAAATTAAAATTATTTTTTAGAAAAAGTGTTTTAAAAACAAACTAAAAAGATTAAAAAAGTTCAAAAAATAATAAAAATAAAAAAGATAAATATCATTTATTTTTTTAGTTGAATTATTTAAAAGTTATATAAATGGAATATTCTTAATCATTTTATAAATAATATTTAATTTTAGAAAGGATTGTGGTAGAATAAAAGAATTATAAAATTTAAAATATGAGGTGTTGGGATTGGGAATTTTTCAAATTTTTTTTATGGGATTGGGACTTTCAATGGATGCTTTTGCTATTTCTTTATGTCAGGGACTTATAATGGGAAAGATAAAAATAGGAAAAACTACAAAGATAGCATTTACTTTTGGAATATTTCAAACAATTATGCCAATATTAGGTTTTTACATTGGAAATATTTTAGTGGAAAAGTTTCACAATACAGTAATATAATAGCTTTTATTATTTTGGGGTATTTAGGAATTAATATGATAAGGGAAGCTAGAAAAACAGATGATTGTTGCACAGAAGATGGTTGTAGTTCAAAAGCTCTTTTAGCATTAGGAATAGCAACAAGTATTGATGCATTGGCAATAGGATTTACTTTTTCATTTTTAAAAGATTTTAACATTTTTATATCATCTGGTGAAATTGGAATAATTACTTTTATAATATCAGCTGCTGGGGTAGTTTTAGGAACAAAGTTTGGAACTTTGTTAGAAAGCAAAGCTCAATATCTAGGAGGAATAATACTTATAATTATAGGAATTAAAAGTTTAGCAGGGAATTTCGCTTAATGCTTTTAAATAGAAAATTAGAATATTTGAATAAATTTAAGAATAAAAGAAGATTGTTAGTTTTACAGTCTTTTTTTATTTTTTGTATAAATATTGGAAAATTATACATTGGTATTATATTTATTTTTCTAATAAGTGATATAATAATTAATATAAATACTTTGAGCATTTATTTAAATTTATAGCTTCATTTCAACTTAAATAGATTAAGGAGGATATTGGATATGAAAGTGATAATAGTAGGTGGAGTAGCAGCAGGAACTAAAGTAGCTGCAAAATTGAAAAGAGAAAATCGTAGTAATGAAGTAATTGTTTTAACTAAAAGTAAAGAGATATCTTATGCTGGTTGTGGATTACCTTATTATGTTGGAAATGTAATAAAAAATAAAGAACAACTTATTGTAAATACTCCTGAGAAATTTTCTAAACTTACTGATGCTGAAGTTCATACAGAAGTTGAAGTCATTAGTTTGGACAGAGAGAAAAAAATAATAAAAGCAAAAGATTTAAAGTTAAATAAAGAGATTGAATATTCATATGATAAACTAGTTATAGCTACTGGAGCAAGTCCTGTGAAACCACCAATAAAAGGATTGGATCTTTCAGGAGTTTATTTTATGAGAACTCCAGATGATGCTATTAATTTAAGAGCTGATATAGAAGCTGGAAAAATAAAAAAGGCAGCTGTAATAGGTGGAGGATATATAGGATTGGAAGTTGCTGAAAATTTAGCTCTTCAAAATATAAAAGTGTCTGTTGTAGAGATGGCTCCTCATATTCTTACAGGATTTGATAAAGAATTTGCTGAATATGCAGAAGATTATTTAATAGATCACGGAATAATGGTTTTTACTGAAACTAAATTAGAATCAATAGAAGGAACTGAAAGGGTAGAAAAGATACAAACTTCAAAAAAAGTTATGGAAGTGGATGCAGTCATTATGTCTGTTGGAATTCGTCCAAATACTGAATTTTTAGCAGATACTGGAATAGAACTTTTACCTAACAAAACAATAAAAGTAAATGAATATTTTCAAACAAATGATGAAAATATATATGCTGCAGGAGATTGTGTTTCAGTAAAAAATATACTTACAGATAAATTAGTATGGTCTCCAATGGGATCTTCAGCCAATATAGAAGGACGTATCATAGCTCAAAATTTAAGTGGTAAAAAAATAAAATTTAAAGGAGTTCTTGGAACTGCTGTAGCAAAACTTCCAGGATTAAATGTTGGAAGAACAGGGCTCACAGAAACTGCTGCTAGAGAAATGGGATTTGATGTTGTAAGTGTAGTAACTGTTGAAGATGATAAAGCACACTATTATGCTGGAGCATCAAATTTTATAATAAAACTTATTGCTGATAGAAAAACATTAAAAATACTTGGAGTACAAGTTTTTGGAACAGGAGCAGTGGATAAAGTAGTAGATGTAATAGTGACTGCTATGTCTATGAGAGGAACGCTTCATGATATAGAAGATTTAGATCTTGCATATGCACCACCATTTTCTACAGCAATACATCCAATAGTTCACACAGTAAATGTTCTTTTTAATAAAATAAATGGAGTATTAGAAAGTATAACACCAGCTGAATATTTAGATGGTAATGGAATGGGATATACAGTATTTGATTCATGTACTGTTCCAACAATAGAAGGAGCACCTTATTTGGAATTAACTGAAGTAAATGGAAAACTTCCTGGCTATGATTTAGACGATAGGTTGCTGTTGGTATGTAATAGAGGAAGAAAAGCATATCTTATTCAAAATCGTTTAAAATATTATGGTTATACAAATACAAGAGTGTTAGAAGGTGGAGTAACTTTTAATAAAGTAAAAATTTAAAATTAAAAATATAAAATAGGAAAAATGATAATTGCTATTGATATTATCAAACAGTATAAAAGAGATACTTATTTAATTAAAGATACTAGCTATATATTCATTATACAAAATCAGCTCCATTGAAAAATGGAGCTTTTTTGTACTTATTAAAGATAGGATATTTTATTAAATTGAACAAATTTTATTTTATTTAAAAAAATAAAAATCTTTTTTTAGTTCTAAGAAGATTTTATTTGATTAAGAATAACTGTTGTGGTAGTATGTAAAGAAAATATTTTTTATACTTACATAAAGGAGGGAACTGTATGAATTTTATTTTTATTTCACCAAATTTTCCAAAAAATTATTGGAATTTTTGCAAAGGATTGAAAAATAATGGAATAAATACTTTAGCGATAGGAGATGAAGAATATTACAGTTTAACAGATGAATTAAAAAAATCTTTAAATGAATATTATAAAGTATCTTCGCTAGAAAATTATGATGAAGTATATCGTGCATGTGCATATTTTGCATATAAATATGGACATATAGATTGGTTGGAATCTAATAATGAATATTGGCTTTTGAGAGATGCACAGCTTCGTACAGATTTTAATATTAATACAGGCCTCAAAAATGATAAAATAGCAGGAATAAAATATAAGAGTATAATGAAAAAATTTTATGAAAAAGCTGGAGTACCAAGTGCTCGTTATCATATTGTAACTAATTATGAAGAAGGAAAAGCGTTTGTTGATAAAGTTGGATATCCTGTAGTTGTAAAACCTAATAATGGAGTAGGAGCAACTGCAACATATAAATTAATAAATGATGTAGAATTAGGATATTTTTACAGAGATATTCCATCAGTTGAATATATTATGGAAGAATTTATAGATGGAGAATTATTATCATATGATGGTATAGCAGGAAAAGATAAAGAAATAATATTTGAAACAGCTCATGCATATCCTGTTCCTATAATGGATATAGTAAATGAACAGGCTGATGTAATGTATTATTCATATAAAGAGATTCCTGAAGATTTAAAGGAAGCTGGAAGAAAAGTAGTACAAGCATTTGATACTAACAGTCGTTTTTTTCACTGTGAATTTTTTAGACTTTTGAATGATAAAAAAGGTCTTGGAAAAAAGGAGATATAATTGGACTTGAAGTAAATATGCGTCCACCAGGTGGATATACTCCAGATATGATGAACTTTGCAAATGATATAGATGTTTATCAAATATGGGCGAATATGGTGGCATATAATCAAGGATATTTTGATGTACAATCTAGACCATATAATTGTGTATATGCAGCTAGAAGAGATAATCATAGATATGTTTATAGTAAGGAGGAAACCTTAGCTAAATATAAAGATAATATAGTAATGAAGGAAAGAATGCCAGATATATTCTCAATTGCCATGGGAAATGATATGCTTACTGCAAGATTCTGTAACATAGAAGAATGTTTTGAATTTATTAATTTCTATTTAAAAAAATATTAAAATATAGGAGGTCATAAAATGCATACAGCTTATTATAAAGAGTACAGTCATATATTAGAAAGAGATATGGAATTTGCAGTATATGGTCATAATGGAAAACCTTGTATAGTTTTCCCAGCACAAGATGGAAGATTTTATGATTTTTTTAATTTTGGAATGGTAGATGCTGCTTCAAAATTTATTGAAGAAGGAAAGTTACAGCTTTTTGTGTAGATGGAATAGATTGGGAAAGTTGGTCACAAATAGGTGGCGATTATCATTGGAGAATAATGCAGCATGAAAAATGGTTTAATTATATTATAGAGGAAGCAATACCAAAATTTAGAGAAATTTATGGAGAAACTTCTGGAGAATACTATAAAGGAAAATTTTTTACAACAGGATGCAGTATGGGTGCATATCATGCATTGAATTTTTTTCTTCGTCGCCCAGATATTTTTGATGGAGTAATAGCTTTAAGCGGACTTTATCACGCAGGATATTTTTTTCCAAACTATAATAACGAAATAATTTATAATAATTCTCCAGTTGATTATATGAAAAATATGCCATGGAATCATTACTATTTGGACATGTATAGAAATTCAAAAATAATACTTTGTTGTGGACAGGGAAGATGGGAAAAAGAAGCTATAGAAGATACAAAGAGGTTAAAAGAAATTTTTAATCATCTTCAAGTACCAGTATGGACAGATTTTTGGGGATATGATGTAGATCATGACTGGCCATGGTGGAAAATACAGTTTCCATATTTTTTAGATATAGTACTATAATTTATAAAAGGAGCTGGCTATGGTTTTAAAACATGAAATTTTTATTGAACCTTTTGATTTGAATAGACTTTTACATATATATATTCCTGATAATATAAAAGAGGGAGAAAGATTTCCAGTAATGTATATGTTTGATGGACATAACTTATTTTTTGATTCAGATGCAACTTATGGAAAATCTTGGGGAATAAAAGATTTTTTGGATAGCTCTAATACAAGGATAATGATTGTAGGAATAGAATGTAACCATGAAGGAAATAAAAGACTTTGGGAATTTTCACCTTATTCTTTTAAAGATAAATATTTTGGAAGTGTAAAAGGATATGGTAAAATATTAATAGATTGGATAGCAGATCATTTAAAACCTATGATAGATGAAAACTTCCCAACACTTCCTGAAAGAAAATTTACTGGACTTGGTGGAAGTTCTATGGGTGGACTTATGTCAGTTTATGGAACTGCTATAAGATCAGATATATTTTCTATGGGAGCTTGTTTGTCACCTTTTTATGAGCATATATTTAAAAAGTTAGTAGAGGAACTTTCAAAAGCTGAAGTAAATCCAGAAACAAAATTTTATATTAGTTGGGGAAGATACGAAGTGCATTCTAAAAAGCAGCTAGCTGTAGAATCTGAAAAAAATCTTATTATAAGTAGAATACTTACATTTAAAGGAGTTCAAGTATTTCCTCATCTAATGGTAGAAGGTGGACATAATGAGGCTTCTTGGGAAAAAGAAAATCTGATATGGATGACTGAACTGGGATTTATAAAATAATATTAAATATGGAGGGGTATATGTATTATAGTATTTTTTTAGAAATGGAAAATAATCCTGAAATAAAGAAATGGCTCAATATGAATACTAAAGATGAAATTACTGAAATATTAAGAAAATTAAATGACAAGGAGATAAAAAAAGTACAAATAGTTGAAACTTCTATTGAAACTACTGGAGAGTATGAGCTTATAAAAAGATTCATTAAAGAAACTCAAATTTTAGGAGAAAAATTTTTTAATGAAAAATATCCTTTTTACTATGCGAAAGATATTACAAATGAAATTTTAGAAAAATAATAATGAGTATGAGAGGATGACTTACAGGGAGAAATACAATTTTAGAATTTTTTATTTCTAAAGTTTAGTCTAGCTTTTAGGTTGTTCTCTTTTTTTATTGAAAGGGGAGAAGAGGAAAAGATGATACATCATTTGATAAAAAAATTATTTATGATTTTTTACATACCTGTTGCTGCTAATATTCCTTTGCTCATATATTGTTATTATAAGAATAATGGAAATTTTTGTTATCAATTTTAATTACTTTAATAATATTTATTTTATGGATATATCTTAATCTCTTTCCATATAGAAAAGAAGAATATGCAAGAAAACGATTGAGAATAATGATAGGTGGAAGAACTTTATGTTTTTATTCTTTTTATGGTCTTTTAACTCAAATATGTATAATTATATTTCTATATTCTTTGTTAAGAGAAAAAATAGATGATAGTGAAATATTATGGCTCAATGGAGTATACGCTTTAGGAATAAATTTTTTTCTTTTTCTCAATGGAATTATTCGTATATTTTTTACTTCAAAATGGTTAAGTGTTAGAAAGAGAGTTCTGCTGATACTTACTGTTTGGATACCAATAATAAATATTTTAGTTCTTTGCTATATTT
Above is a window of Fusobacterium varium DNA encoding:
- the yebN gene encoding putative sporulation protein YtaF — encoded protein: MIREARKTDDCCTEDGCSSKALLALGIATSIDALAIGFTFSFLKDFNIFISSGEIGIITFIISAAGVVLGTKFGTLLESKAQYLGGIILIIIGIKSLAGNFA
- the porC_2 gene encoding Pyruvate synthase subunit porC, translated to MKEIFEIRWHGRGGQGAKTASLLLADAAFSGGMYVQGFPEYGPERMGAPITAYNRISKERVTVHSNIYEPDFVVVVDETLIESVDVTKGLKEDGAIIINSSKPASEFKALLKGYKGRVYTCDARTISEETLGKNFPNTPMLGAVVKVSGVMEEKSFLEAMENSFAHKFASKPEVLKGNMAALVRSMNEVKE
- the abgT_2 gene encoding Aminobenzoyl-glutamate transport protein gives rise to the protein MEKNVQMKKNGLFERFLNFVEVAGNKLPHPVAMFFGFFVITIIFSFILSKAGVSVTYSEIAKGTGKVVQKTTMVQNLLTVSGIRGIFTSAVKNFTGHAALGSIVVAMLGVGLADGTGLLSALIKKLVLSTPKVMVSAIVVFAGVMSNIASDAGYVVLIPLGAVIFASFGRHPLAGIAAAFAGVSGGFSANLLIGTTDPLLGGISTSAAQIVLPGYSVDATANYFFMFVSTFLITIIGAWITDKIVEPRLGEYTGPKLEIDSNSQLTPGEKKGLKVSVVSIIIFVVVILFMVLPQNAILKLNAKEIEAFIAANHRQPGTMELLKPFFSESIVFVLMLAFFIPGLFYGISAGTVKSHKDVIKALVKAMASCGQVFVIIFISAQFVYVFTKSNIGIVIAVKLANILKDMGITGVAAAVGLIFLTAFVNLFIGGASSKWLMLSPVFIPMFVELGLTPEYTQLAYRIGDSTTNIISPLMSYFPIIVGFAAKYAKNEEDMGLGTVIAMMLPYSIVFLVAWTILFLAWTFLGIPIGPGVNMFM
- the cdr_1 gene encoding Coenzyme A disulfide reductase, which translates into the protein MKVIIVGGVAAGTKVAAKLKRENRSNEVIVLTKSKEISYAGCGLPYYVGNVIKNKEQLIVNTPEKFSKLTDAEVHTEVEVISLDREKKIIKAKDLKLNKEIEYSYDKLVIATGASPVKPPIKGLDLSGVYFMRTPDDAINLRADIEAGKIKKAAVIGGGYIGLEVAENLALQNIKVSVVEMAPHILTGFDKEFAEYAEDYLIDHGIMVFTETKLESIEGTERVEKIQTSKKVMEVDAVIMSVGIRPNTEFLADTGIELLPNKTIKVNEYFQTNDENIYAAGDCVSVKNILTDKLVWSPMGSSANIEGRIIAQNLSGKKIKFKGVLGTAVAKLPGLNVGRTGLTETAAREMGFDVVSVVTVEDDKAHYYAGASNFIIKLIADRKTLKILGVQVFGTGAVDKVVDVIVTAMSMRGTLHDIEDLDLAYAPPFSTAIHPIVHTVNVLFNKINGVLESITPAEYLDGNGMGYTVFDSCTVPTIEGAPYLELTEVNGKLPGYDLDDRLLLVCNRGRKAYLIQNRLKYYGYTNTRVLEGGVTFNKVKI
- a CDS encoding Domain of uncharacterised function DUF, with the protein product MGIFQIFFMGLGLSMDAFAISLCQGLIMGKIKIGKTTKIAFTFGIFQTIMPILGFYIGNILVEKFHNTVI
- the purD_1 gene encoding Phosphoribosylamine--glycine ligase, which gives rise to MNFIFISPNFPKNYWNFCKGLKNNGINTLAIGDEEYYSLTDELKKSLNEYYKVSSLENYDEVYRACAYFAYKYGHIDWLESNNEYWLLRDAQLRTDFNINTGLKNDKIAGIKYKSIMKKFYEKAGVPSARYHIVTNYEEGKAFVDKVGYPVVVKPNNGVGATATYKLINDVELGYFYRDIPSVEYIMEEFIDGELLSYDGIAGKDKEIIFETAHAYPVPIMDIVNEQADVMYYSYKEIPEDLKEAGRKVVQAFDTNSRFFHCEFFRLLNDKKGLGKKEI
- the porD_1 gene encoding Pyruvic-ferredoxin oxidoreductase subunit delta, which produces MKNKAGVLITEDINWKDITPGGVVYEAGSAQHFRTGDWRSMKPVLLRDKCVDCLLCVPCCPDSAIPVKDGKRLDFDMDHCKGCGICVKACPFKAIEFIKE
- a CDS encoding Predicted hydrolase of the alpha/beta superfamily, which encodes MVLKHEIFIEPFDLNRLLHIYIPDNIKEGERFPVMYMFDGHNLFFDSDATYGKSWGIKDFLDSSNTRIMIVGIECNHEGNKRLWEFSPYSFKDKYFGSVKGYGKILIDWIADHLKPMIDENFPTLPERKFTGLGGSSMGGLMSVYGTAIRSDIFSMGACLSPFYEHIFKKLVEELSKAEVNPETKFYISWGRYEVHSKKQLAVESEKNLIISRILTFKGVQVFPHLMVEGGHNEASWEKENLIWMTELGFIK